From a single Silene latifolia isolate original U9 population chromosome 6, ASM4854445v1, whole genome shotgun sequence genomic region:
- the LOC141587499 gene encoding uncharacterized protein LOC141587499: MRKPELSGRMTKWSVHLSGYDLQFEPRTAIKSQALADFVSDFCPATRGEAEEGMLTMMGSQDGEIWTLYIDGASNARGAGVGLVLRSPKWDMIVQAIRCEFKATNNEAEYEALILGMQMASGLKVRNLRVYSDSKMIAYLKISTEQKSKFRTFKITQVPREQNVEADALATLGSTFQPAELSNIPITHVLTLTIRRSGSGSNGKECTPTIVREGA, encoded by the coding sequence ATGAGGAAGCCCGAACTTTCGGGCAGAATGACTAAATGGTCGGTACATCTTAGTGGCTATGACTTGCAATTCGAACCAAGAACGGCGATAAAATCCCAAGCCTTAGCAGATTTCGTCTCTGACTTCTGCCCTGCTACCCGTGGGGAGGCAGAAGAAGGAATGCTGACAATGATGGGAAGTCAGGATGGTGAGATATGGACCCtgtatattgacggagcctcaaaTGCAAGAGGGGCTGGTGTGGGTTTGGTTCTGCGATCTCCTAAATGGGATATGATAGTGCAAGCCATTAGGTGTgagttcaaggcaaccaacaacgaGGCCGAGTATGAAGCCCTTATACTTGGGATGCAGATGGCGTCAGGGCTCAAGGTGAGGAACCTGAGGGTGTACAGTGATTCAAAGATGATAGCTTACTTGAAGATATCCACAGAGCAAAAATCAAAGTTTAGAACATTCAAGATAACTCAGGTGCCGCGGGAGCAGAACGTGGAGGCAGACGCTCTGGCCACATTGGGATCCACCTTCCAGCCCGCAGAACTATCGAACATACCAATTACCCATGTGTTGACCCTGACCATCCGGAGGAGCGGATCGGGGTCCAATGGAAAAGAATGTACACCTACGATTGTGCGCGAGGGAGCGTAA